A portion of the Cydia fagiglandana chromosome 7, ilCydFagi1.1, whole genome shotgun sequence genome contains these proteins:
- the LOC134665833 gene encoding maltase A1-like, with amino-acid sequence MKTVTLVLVAVVAVVAASDADWHESALIYQIYPRSFKDSDGDGIGDLNGITSKLSYLAHTGVDAIWLSPIYKSPMYDFGYDITDYRAIAPEFGTMEDFDNLMAEAKKLGIKVVLDYVPNHTGNESEWFVKSCKRQDGYDNYYIWADGRPNPDDPDHPLPPNNWISVFRKSAWEYNEDRQQFYLHQFVVGQPDLNYRDDRVREEMKDVLRFWLDKGVSGFRVDAVNMMYEVDPADFGGQYPDEPLSGDPNSGPDDYGYLNHIYTQNQDETYTVVYDWRDVLNEYFYNDGEYKIMMTEAYADLNLMLRYYGDGQRNGSIPFNFSFLGDVKNTSNAKDIKVIIDKWMTYMPAGQPANWVNGNHDQSRVANRQGTDRIDAMNLLALILPGVTLTYQGEEIGMTDGYVSWEDTVDPQACNTEDPINYASHSRDPNRTPYHWNGGKNAGFSDTDGKTWLPIASNYREVNLERQMREPKSHYKFYKDVVALKKTRAVRSGDLETRALGEHVLVVARLKAGSRAVVGVVNLSDEEQAVDLSSIRLLPSLLEVKASGVNSALEKGQKVVKSRFTVAPHSAVALQSLIWVPHILV; translated from the exons ATGAAAACGGTTACTTTGGTGTTGGTTGCCGTGGTGGCGGTGGTTGCCGCGTCGGATGCGGACTGGCATGAGTCTGCCCTGATATATCAGATTTATCCTCGAAGCTTTAAAGATAGCGACGGGGATGGGATTGGTGATTTAAATG GCATAACCTCCAAGTTGAGCTACCTAGCCCACACCGGGGTGGACGCAATATGGCTGTCGCCTATCTACAAGTCACCCATGTACGATTTCGGCTACGACATCACTGACTACCGCGCCATCGCACCAGAGTTCGGCACTATGGAAGACTTTGATAATCTCATGGCTGAGGCTAAAAAGCTAG GCATAAAAGTAGTCCTTGACTACGTGCCCAACCACACAGGCAACGAGAGCGAGTGGTTCGTCAAGTCCTGCAAGCGGCAGGACGGCTACGACAATTACTACATATGGGCTGATGGCAGGCCCAACCCTGACGATCCCGATCACCCGCTGCCGCCGAATAACTGG ATCAGCGTGTTCCGCAAGAGCGCTTGGGAGTACAACGAGGACCGCCAGCAATTCTACCTGCACCAGTTCGTGGTCGGCCAGCCCGACCTAAACTACCGCGACGACAGGGTCCGGGAGGAAATGAAG GATGTGCTTCGGTTCTGGCTCGACAAGGGCGTGTCCGGTTTCCGCGTGGACGCTGTGAACATGATGTATGAAGTAGATCCAGCTGATTTCGGCGGACAGTACCCCGACGAACCGCTTTCAg gTGACCCTAACTCCGGCCCAGACGACTACGGCTACCTTAACCACATCTACACCCAGAACCAGGATGAGACCTACACCGTGGTGTACGACTGGCGTGACGTACTCAACGAATATTTCTACAACGATGGCGAGTACAAGATTATGATGACGGAGGCCTACGCCGACTTGAATCTTATGCTgag GTATTACGGCGATGGACAGAGAAACGGCTCTATCCCCTTCAATTTCAGTTTTCTGGGCGATGTTAAGAATACTTCCAATGCTAAGGATATCAAAGTGATCATTGATAAATGGATGACGTATATGCCTGCGGGACAACCTGCCAACTGGGTG AATGGGAATCACGACCAGAGCCGTGTAGCCAATCGTCAGGGCACAGATCGCATCGACGCTATGAATCTTCTCGCGCTGATCCTGCCGGGAGTCACACTCACCTACCAG GGCGAAGAAATCGGTATGACAGACGGCTACGTCTCATGGGAGGACACCGTAGACCCTCAGGCCTGCAACACCGAGGACCCTATCAATTACGCCAGCCACTCTCGGGACCCCAACCGTACGCCGTACCACTGGAACGGCGGGAAGAACGCAGGATTCTCTGACACTGACGGCAAGACTTGGTTGCCTATAGCTAGTAACTATAGAGAGGTTAACTTGGAAAGGCAAATGAGAGAGCCCAAAAGCCATTATAAG TTCTACAAAGACGTGGTGGCTCTGAAGAAGACCAGAGCCGTGCGCTCCGGAGACCTGGAGACCCGGGCGCTCGGCGAACACGTGCTGGTCGTTGCCAG ACTGAAAGCCGGCTCCCGCGCGGTGGTGGGTGTAGTGAACCTGTCAGATGAGGAGCAAGCCGTGGACCTGTCGTCGATCAGACTCCTTCCATCGCTGCTGGAGGTCAAGGCTTCAGGCGTCAACAGTGCGCTGGAAAAAGG ACAAAAGGTGGTCAAGTCCAGATTCACCGTGGCGCCTCACAGTGCCGTGGCGCTCCAATCTCTCATCTGGGTACCACACATCCTTGTATAA
- the LOC134666315 gene encoding DNA polymerase epsilon subunit 4, with the protein MTESEHYTDIDISDVIDDTEQYADTEQYIDTEINSEPIESEILQESELVSSEEHVEKKPQSARSEVVKATRLPIARIKNIMRQDPDVSVISADAAFLVTKATELFLETIVKETYNTSTKKKKIITKKDLDYVINMVDCLCFLEGAMDF; encoded by the exons ATGACCGAAAGCGAGCATTACACCGATATCGACATATCAGACGTTATCGACGACACAGAACAGTATGCGGACACGGAACAATACATTGATACTGAAATAAACTCCGAACCCATCGAAAGTGAGATTCTGCAAGAATCTGAGCTAGTCAGCTCTGAAGAACATGTGGAAAAGAAGCCGCAGAGTGCAAGGAGTGAGGTTGTGAAGGCCACAAGGTTACCTATAGCGAGGATTAAGAATATAATGAGACAGGATCCAGACGTAAGCGTCATCAGTGCTGATGCTGCGTTCTTAGTTACGAAAGCAACG GAGTTATTTCTAGAAACAATAGTCAAAGAAACATACAACACATCAACTAAGAAGAAAAAGATAATCACCAAGAAGGATTTAGACTATGTCATAAATATGGTGGACTGCTTGTGTTTCTTAGAGGGTGCTATGGATTTCTAA